In Anopheles bellator chromosome 2, idAnoBellAS_SP24_06.2, whole genome shotgun sequence, the genomic stretch TGACAGTTCGAAGCCGACAAAAGACCGTTTGACGGTTGCCTTTGCGGAAATGTAAGGAACAGATTTTAACATAATTATCGAATGGTTTAATCCTACGCCAACCGTATCTGTTTGGGTGGTAAATATCTTTTTGGAAAACCTTAGAATCTTTTTTTAACAAGTAAAACCCACTCGAAAATTCGATCATCACTATGAAAGCACCTAAACGCACTCCGCACTCCAGCTGTCAAACGAGCATGTTTTgagaagcaacaaaatcggatcAGCGAAAATATTGACGTGTACTAATTTGAGACTAAGCCGCTGGCTGGATTTTCCGAGGCCGAAGAAAAGCCCGAGGCTCTACGGGATGAATTTTCTTAAAAGTGGGCTCCAGTCCGTGCTGGGCTCGCAGCAGACCAATCAGGCGCCGACCGGAGCGGAAACGGTAAGCAATAACGATGGGCCTACCAGAGCTGGATAGTTTCACTTATTTAACTTGTCCCATCGCAggtggagctgctggtggagcgAGTGACGAGCTCGACGCTGCTGGACGATCGGCGCGATGCTTGCCGGGCACTGAAGGCTCTCTCGAAGAAGTATCGCATAGAAGTGGGCATCGGGATGACTGCGATGATGCAGGTGCTCGAAACGGATCGTTCGGATTGCGAGATCATTGGCTACTGTCTGGACACTCTGTGCCACGTTACCTCGCCGGAGCAGttcgaggaagaggaggacaACCCGAACGTGACGGCCAACATTGGCGAGCAGTTTACGgagattttcatcaaaacacCCGACAACGTGTGCCTGGTGCTGGGCTGTCTCGAGGAGTACGATTTTCGCGTTCGCTGGGCGGCCATCAAGTTGCTGACGAATCTATTggcgaaccgaccgaaagagATCCAGGAAATTGTGCTGGTCAGTCCGATGGGTGTATCGAAAATGATGGACCTGCTGATCGACAGCCGGGAGGTGATCCGGAACGACGCCCTACTGCTGATGATCCAGCTGACCAAGGGCAACGGCAATATTCAAAAGATTGTGGCGTTCGAGAACGCTTTCGATCGGTTGCTGGACGTCATCAAAGAGGAAGGCTGCTCGGATGGTGGCATCGTGGTGGAAGACTGTCTCATCCTAATGCTGAATCTGTTGAAGAACAATCCCAGCAACCAGCAGTTCTTCAAGGAGGGCTCCTACATACAGCGGTTAGCTCCAATGCTAGAGCTTCCTCCGGAGCAGGACCAAACCGGTATGAGCCCACAGAAAGTTTCCAACCTGCACTGCATGCTGCAGGTGGTCCGTGCACTCGTTAGTCCGAGCAACCCGCAGCAGGTGATTGGTTCGTGCCAGAAGGCGATCCGCAGTTCCGGGTTGCTGGCGGCTATCTGTAACATCATTATGGCCAGTGGTGTCCCGCCGGATCTGCTCATCGAAACAATCAACACGATCGCGGAGGTGATCCGGGGCGATGGCCAGAATCAGGACTACTTCAACTCGGTCGTCGCACCGTGCGATCCGCCCCTGTCCGCCATCGTACTGCTGCTCATGTCGATGGTGAACGACAAGCAGCCACTTCCGCTGCGCTGTGCCGTGCTGTACTGCTTCCAAAGCTACCTATACCGTAACGACGGAGGTCAGAGCTCGCTCGTGAAAACGTTGCTTCAATCGTCGGAACAAGCGGCAACAATCACCAGCGGCCAACTGCTGTGCCGGAGTCTTTTTAGCACCGATCCTCTGTCGAACTGGTTTGCAGCCGTTTCGTTAAGCCACGCACTGCTCGATAACGCGGCCCAAAAGGAGCAACTCTTGCGCGTGGTGCTGGCCACATCGCACGTCAGCAAACCGGTGTCGTTGCTCGAACAGTGCAATCAGCTGCTACAGCAGGCGACATGCAAGTTTCAGGCGAAGGTGGGACTCCTAATGCTGCTGTCCGTGTGGCTGGCCGATTGTCAGATGGCGGTACGAACATTCCTCTCGACCCCGGGCACTATCGCGTATCTCACGGGGCAGATATCGGCCAACGAGCACGGTGACAACGAGTATCTGGTGCAGGGTTTGTGCGCCTTCCTCATGGGCATCTGCATTCAGTTCAACGACAACAGTGTGCAGGAACACCAGCGCGAGTTCCTATGCCAGCTGCTCGTCAAACGCATCGGTCTGGACACGTACAACAAGAAGCTGGGCGAAGTGTCGAAGCACGAAAACTACAGTAAATCCGCTAAACAGCCGCAGATCCGTATCGCGGCCACCACGGACTTGCTGCTTGATTACGAGTTCTGTCGACTGTTCAAAGCGCTCGAAGCAACGATAACGAAAACGGTCAACGGATTCAGTACCGGGGGACAGACCATTGCCGAGCTGACGCTAAGCCAAGAAGCGTCCGGGCTGGTGGCGCAGTATAAGGACATCATCCGCGAGCAAGATGGCCGGTTACAGGcactccaccagcagctcgcTCAAACCGAGGGCCGAGTGAACGAGCTAACGCAATCTCTCGAGCAGACCCGGGCCAGCAACGCTCAGTTGCAGGATCAAAACATTCTCCTCAAAGCACAACTGCAGGCcgcttccgattccgttcgTGTGCAGAGCGGCGCTGCGATAGCGTCATCAACGGCCTCATCCCCTCTGCACGTGCTTGCCACGCAAGGCGATCAACAGGAGACAGCAGGCCGAATGGAGGCACTGGAAAGCCGGCTATCGATGCTAACGCTCGCC encodes the following:
- the LOC131209129 gene encoding general vesicular transport factor p115, encoding MNFLKSGLQSVLGSQQTNQAPTGAETVELLVERVTSSTLLDDRRDACRALKALSKKYRIEVGIGMTAMMQVLETDRSDCEIIGYCLDTLCHVTSPEQFEEEEDNPNVTANIGEQFTEIFIKTPDNVCLVLGCLEEYDFRVRWAAIKLLTNLLANRPKEIQEIVLVSPMGVSKMMDLLIDSREVIRNDALLLMIQLTKGNGNIQKIVAFENAFDRLLDVIKEEGCSDGGIVVEDCLILMLNLLKNNPSNQQFFKEGSYIQRLAPMLELPPEQDQTGMSPQKVSNLHCMLQVVRALVSPSNPQQVIGSCQKAIRSSGLLAAICNIIMASGVPPDLLIETINTIAEVIRGDGQNQDYFNSVVAPCDPPLSAIVLLLMSMVNDKQPLPLRCAVLYCFQSYLYRNDGGQSSLVKTLLQSSEQAATITSGQLLCRSLFSTDPLSNWFAAVSLSHALLDNAAQKEQLLRVVLATSHVSKPVSLLEQCNQLLQQATCKFQAKVGLLMLLSVWLADCQMAVRTFLSTPGTIAYLTGQISANEHGDNEYLVQGLCAFLMGICIQFNDNSVQEHQREFLCQLLVKRIGLDTYNKKLGEVSKHENYSKSAKQPQIRIAATTDLLLDYEFCRLFKALEATITKTVNGFSTGGQTIAELTLSQEASGLVAQYKDIIREQDGRLQALHQQLAQTEGRVNELTQSLEQTRASNAQLQDQNILLKAQLQAASDSVRVQSGAAIASSTASSPLHVLATQGDQQETAGRMEALESRLSMLTLAQQTDRAKLAFYETENSRLLGELDQLRARVAVAEGRANESGGELEKVRHDQEDLLELLTDQENKLQRYRMELKRLTGQPFEDDDDDGEEDEHNAPAKEGRRNGTESNGNGPEVSRTGHTPSHTTTDVPNPIGGFLC